GCCATCCTTGCAACCTCCAGAGGGAATCATGCTATTGTTGGTACCGGAAGAGTTTCTGCATTTCCACTACGTGGCACACATTGTACTGTATGCTTTGTGTACATTTATCTCCTTTGACTCCTCCTAACACTTCTGCAGGGTGCAGGTGTGGTTAGCTCCATTTTAAGTATCACAAAAATGAGGCCTAGTGACATTTGAGAAGGTTGTTTAAGGCTGTgtagctagtgagtggcagacgCAGGATTCAGGCTCAGGCCTAACTGCCAGGTCCCTGTTTTTCCATCACACTAAGGGGATTCAGAAATTGTGGTGTTCAACCTTCTCATCGAATGGAAGAGGAATTTGGTCGCATTTGCCATTTGTCAGAGGCTCCTCTTCTGCTGAATGGCAGAGTTGTTGCTGAAACTCAGGACTCCTTCCTTAGTTCTGCTTTATTGTGACTCCTCAGAAGAGTGGAGAAAATACAGAGGTTAGAGGAGCTGTAGGCGCTGGCATAAGTCGCGCACCCTTGGTTTGTCTGTGTTCTCTGCTTGGGTCTGAGGCTGAGTTTCTGAGATCTAGGCAATGCAAGTATAACACCAAGCACCTGAGACTGCTGACTGCCTGGTGTCTTTGTGTTGGTACAGTGTGTCTTGTCAGCAACTGTCGTTTGGGGAAGTGCAGATCTGTGTTATCTACAGTGTCTGGGCCTCAAGTTCATTGGTAATTACTCCCCTCACTCTGCAGATCTGGTTTCAGGGGGAGACTTTATAAACCCATTAAAGCCTTTTTGGTATAGGTTTTCCTTGAAGACAGACCTCTGCTCTCCCAAATGCCACATCTTCACATAAGTGACACAGTTGGGCTAGGCCTTGCGGGCTGAGATATCTGTTTTATTCCTTTAAGTATGGAAAAGGGATGAATGGTGGAGTGCAGGTAATGTGGCTTTAAGCAAGGCAAAGATAGGGCTAGGGTagtggaggaggggtgggcaAGGATGTTAGTAGGGAGGTTTCCCTTTCTACAACAAGCTGTTTATCGggatggggcggggggtggggtgggggggcgcggAGTGGGGACACGTCGATTTTATAATAGTCTTTTCTTTACAAATGAATCAGATCATTTTTGGGTCTAGACTGTATTTTCCCTGAGACTGCTAATTATCATTGAAGTTCATGGAGCTTTCCCTTAAATGAAACAATTAACATAaaatctggcacatagtaggtcttcagtATTTCAGTGGAGGACAAATTAGTGACAAAAACTTTGATTTTTCGCTAACTAAAGGTCATTAAAGAGATTTGACATTTATAATATTCACCAAGATAAGagattaaaatcatttaattaagcaagaaaacttgattttgttgtattttggcaTCTACATTTTGAAGTTTGGGAAATTTACTCAATAATACTACTGCTCAGTCTTTTAAAACCTTATCAAGAATTCCttctgatttagaaaaaaatactattttattctttagtgTCCCTATTGAGAATGTAAGgtgattattatttaaatttgacTAATCTCTAATGAAATTTGATCAATTTCCCTGGCCTTTCAATTGACAGTTATACTTGAAcatatatcattaaaaattaggtctcaaaaaatacaaaatgaggaGAAAGCCCACAGAAAGTataatttatctgtattttaaagggaaaccaggaataaaacaCAGAAGGGAGAGTAACCTAGAGAAAGAATgactcaaaaaacatttattttcccagTTATAAATGcagtacatatttattgaaaatttagaaaacagaaaataagaaagtaaacatTTCTTGCTTTCCTACTGCACTGGGATGCTACTATTAGCGTCTTGGTAGGCTTCATTTCAGACTTTTCTTTGCATATACAcagtttaataaaattataatcatgCTCTGGTATTATGATTTTCACTAAACTTCAAAGTGTTTTCCCCATATTATTCAATAGTTGAAGgcttttttaaaggctgaatatcTTTTCCTTCAGAGGCTACGTTAGAGCttgttaaaaatttctttgttgaATAGTTTTCCCCTTATCCAGTAGTAGGAACTGTATGGAAAACAGTGGACGAGCTAGTGGGgtattttttagttctttgacATTCTCTCTCCCCCCGTGAATTTGTCCTCATAAAAACTGGCCACAGTCAAGCTGCTGCTGACCAATTCCTTTCTTCAGAGTGTACCTTTAACTGTTTTTCAGATCTCATAGGATGGTTGGAAGGTAAAGAAGCCCACTGTGAAGACCCGGCCTCGGCGGCAGTTTGCCCTTCCCCCTACACACCACAATTTAATTCCCTTGATGTCATTGCAGATGTGAATCCCAAGTACCAGTGTGATCTGGTGTCTAAAAACGGGAATGATGTGTACCGCTATCCCAGTCCACTCCATGCCGTGGCCGTGCAGAGCCCAATGTTTCTCCTTTGCTTGACCGGCAACCCTCTGCGGGAAGAGGAGAGGCTTGGTAACCATGCCAGTGACGTTTGTGTCGGACCTCAGGTGGACACCATCAAGACAGGCACTTCCTTACCATCGCCAAGCAGCTTGTGggctgctccccacccctcatCCAGTAAGAAAATGGACGGCTACATTCTGAGCCTGGTCCAGAAAAAAACACACCCTGTAAGGACCAACAAACCGAGAACCAGTGTGAACGCTGACCCCAGCAAGGGGCTTCTGAGGAACGGGAGCTTCTGCATCAGAGTGCCTGGGGGCGTCTCGCAGGGCCATAGCGGGAACCTTAAGAATTCTAAACAGGCGCCTGTGCCCCCTGGTGGAATCCTGGCTTTGGACGGTGGGCCGTTCTCCCCGCTGAAGCAGTGGGCGAAGGAAGCAAAGGCAGACCAACTGGAAAGCAAGAGGCTGCCCGCGCCCGAGGGCGGCTTGCCAGGCGCCGCCGCTGACCTTCAGAGCAAGCATCTGCCCAAAAGTGCCAAGCCAGCCTCCCAGGAGCACACTCGCTGTCCCACCGCGGTGACAGGGGAGCCCCCTAAAGACAGCAGTCAGATCCCAGCTGCCCCTCCAAAGGAGAGCCCTGGGCGGGCCCCCGCCCCTCTGCAGGAGAACAGAGTGGTGCAGCCCCTCAAGAAGGCCTCGCAGAAAACCGGCCCGccagcgccccccgcccccgtgGCCCCCGGGGCGCTGCCGTCCTCGGCCTTCCCGGGGCCCGAGCGGCCGGCCCTGGAGTTCAAGAGCGAGGGCTCGTCTTCGCAGAGCCTCGAGGAGGGGCCGCCGGGGAAGGCGCCGTGCGTCCCGGGGCCGCAGCCGGGCGGGAGGCCATCCCGGGCCAGCCGCGCCGCCGTCCCGCGGGGCTCGGCCCCGAAGCCCAGGCCGCAGGCCCCGCACGGGCCCGAGGGCGCGCTGCCCGGGCCGAGGGAGCGGAGCCACGCGGCCGGCAGGAAGGGGCGGCTCCCCGACGACGCGGAGCCGGGCAAGAGGCTGCGGAGGGCGCCGGCCAAGGGCCGCAGGGGCGGCGGCGGCCAGGCCGAGGCGGCGCTCCCCAGCCGGCCGCTGGGCGCCGGCCCCCGCGGGCCCGGGAGCAGGGCGCACGGGCACGGCCGCGAGGCGCTGGCCAGGCCCCGGCACAAGCGGCCCGAGTCGCGGCGCTGGCGCTCGGCGGCCGAGGTGTCCTACGAGGAGGCCCTGCGCAGGGCGCGGCGCGGCCGCCGCGGGCACGCGGGTCCCTACGCGGCGCCGCCGCCCTTCGCCAGCGCCTACGCGTGCGCGGCCAGCGACTCCGAGTACTCGGCCGAGTGCGAGTCCCTGTTCCACTCCACCGTGCTGGACACCAGCGAGGACGAGCGCAGCAACTACACCACCAACTGCTTCGGCGACAGCGAGTCCAGCGTGAGCGAGGGCGACTTCGTGGGCGAGAGCACCAGCACCAGCGACTCGGAAGAAAGCGGGGGCTTCATGTGGTCCCAGTTTGTGCAGACCCTCCCTCTGCAGGCCGTCCGCGCCCCGGACCTGCACGGCAACCCCGCCAAAGCCTTCGTCAAAATCAAGGCCTCGCATACCCTCAAGAGGAAGATCCTCCGATTTCGGTCTGGCTCCTTGAAACTGATGACGACCGTTTGAATCACGTCGTTGGTGTGAAAGTGGGTATTTTCTAGTTACCGAAGAAAAGGTGGCGTCCTAGTTTTTGTGTCGTAATTGCACAGAATGCTTTCCTTTTGTTAAGATAAAACCAAGATAAATTATGTCTCATTTCATCATGTGTGGACACTAGTGCCTTTAATGGAAGGTAAAGAATGTTTTACTGGTTAGAAGTAAATATTGAGTTTTTAATGGTGGTAATAGTGAATGAATTTTGTGGTAtcagatgatttttaaatgttctgagCATCTGTGAAGGCGCAGGTTTTGATGTTCAAGTCTGGTTGGGGTGAGACCTTTGGATCTGGAGGTCAGGTGGATAGAATTGCAGGACATGCATTTGCTTCTAGGTTCTTTAGGGCAGTGTCTCCGTGAGGGTTATCCAGTTGAGGGGCATCACGTACAATTGTGCAAAGTA
Above is a window of Equus przewalskii isolate Varuska chromosome 25, EquPr2, whole genome shotgun sequence DNA encoding:
- the DACT1 gene encoding dapper homolog 1 isoform X1 — protein: MKPSPAGPARELEPQAPARGEQRAAEPEGRWREKGEADTERQRTRERQEATLAGLAELEYLRQRQELLVRGALRGAGAAPRAGEPPGEAAGRGRLEEKFLEENILLLRKQLNCLRRRDAGLLNQLQELDKQISDLRLDVEKTSEEHLETDSRPSSGFYELSDGASGSLSNSSNSVFSECLSTCHSSTCFCSPLEATLTISDGCPKSADLIGWLEGKEAHCEDPASAAVCPSPYTPQFNSLDVIADVNPKYQCDLVSKNGNDVYRYPSPLHAVAVQSPMFLLCLTGNPLREEERLGNHASDVCVGPQVDTIKTGTSLPSPSSLWAAPHPSSSKKMDGYILSLVQKKTHPVRTNKPRTSVNADPSKGLLRNGSFCIRVPGGVSQGHSGNLKNSKQAPVPPGGILALDGGPFSPLKQWAKEAKADQLESKRLPAPEGGLPGAAADLQSKHLPKSAKPASQEHTRCPTAVTGEPPKDSSQIPAAPPKESPGRAPAPLQENRVVQPLKKASQKTGPPAPPAPVAPGALPSSAFPGPERPALEFKSEGSSSQSLEEGPPGKAPCVPGPQPGGRPSRASRAAVPRGSAPKPRPQAPHGPEGALPGPRERSHAAGRKGRLPDDAEPGKRLRRAPAKGRRGGGGQAEAALPSRPLGAGPRGPGSRAHGHGREALARPRHKRPESRRWRSAAEVSYEEALRRARRGRRGHAGPYAAPPPFASAYACAASDSEYSAECESLFHSTVLDTSEDERSNYTTNCFGDSESSVSEGDFVGESTSTSDSEESGGFMWSQFVQTLPLQAVRAPDLHGNPAKAFVKIKASHTLKRKILRFRSGSLKLMTTV
- the DACT1 gene encoding dapper homolog 1 isoform X2; translated protein: MKPSPAGPARELEPQAPARGEQRAAEPEGRWREKGEADTERQRTRERQEATLAGLAELEYLRQRQELLVRGALRGAGAAPRAGEPPGEAAGRGRLEEKFLEENILLLRKQLNCLRRRDAGLLNQLQELDKQISDLRLDVEKTSEEHLETDSRPSSGFYELSDGASGSLSNSSNSVFSECLSTCHSSTCFCSPLEATLTISDGCPKSADVNPKYQCDLVSKNGNDVYRYPSPLHAVAVQSPMFLLCLTGNPLREEERLGNHASDVCVGPQVDTIKTGTSLPSPSSLWAAPHPSSSKKMDGYILSLVQKKTHPVRTNKPRTSVNADPSKGLLRNGSFCIRVPGGVSQGHSGNLKNSKQAPVPPGGILALDGGPFSPLKQWAKEAKADQLESKRLPAPEGGLPGAAADLQSKHLPKSAKPASQEHTRCPTAVTGEPPKDSSQIPAAPPKESPGRAPAPLQENRVVQPLKKASQKTGPPAPPAPVAPGALPSSAFPGPERPALEFKSEGSSSQSLEEGPPGKAPCVPGPQPGGRPSRASRAAVPRGSAPKPRPQAPHGPEGALPGPRERSHAAGRKGRLPDDAEPGKRLRRAPAKGRRGGGGQAEAALPSRPLGAGPRGPGSRAHGHGREALARPRHKRPESRRWRSAAEVSYEEALRRARRGRRGHAGPYAAPPPFASAYACAASDSEYSAECESLFHSTVLDTSEDERSNYTTNCFGDSESSVSEGDFVGESTSTSDSEESGGFMWSQFVQTLPLQAVRAPDLHGNPAKAFVKIKASHTLKRKILRFRSGSLKLMTTV